The following coding sequences are from one Rutidosis leptorrhynchoides isolate AG116_Rl617_1_P2 chromosome 11, CSIRO_AGI_Rlap_v1, whole genome shotgun sequence window:
- the LOC139876636 gene encoding protein CLMP1-like: MGKSGSRKKKGGSGGVNQNQIQSQSQSQNPSQNENHVSVVNTKSISTMSNGGVNLDAKVFLKRAHELKEEGNKRFQARDFIGALERYENALKLTPKTHPDRAVYHSNRAACLMQMKPIDYKMVISECSMALQVQPRYVRALLRRARAFEAVGKYEMALLDVQTLLGSEPNHRDALDIAKRLLVPISGAQQDLQSRPSPAALGASAIRGAPIGGLGPSLPSRPVPKKTSQAGSVGVANNKVDKMYPVQPVETDQGVKTTQMPKLVSMPSSASPVKDKQNAKIVSVKQSASEVSIQLRSLKLVYDHDIRLAQMPVNCSFTVLRDIVSKRFPSSKSVLIKYKDDDGDLVTITCTRELRLAESIADGPVLPDKEPEIEKFDLYGMLKLHVVEVSPEQEPVLIEEPDEVEEEKPVEIEPVEIDNSGSQANCENEQKIEKVADSVEKAKVSEDLELKEVEMDDWLFEFAQLFRTNVGIDPDAHIDLHELGMEMCSEALEETVTSEQAQSLFNKAAAKFQEVAALAFFNWGNVHMCAARKRIPIDDSCDQETVATRLQSAYDWVKENYTLAKEKYEEALLIKPDFYEGLLALGQQQFEMAKLYWSFVVAKKDDLSKWDPTDTLKLFDSAEQKMKSATEMWEKLEKQRANEAKEDKDPCFIKKEDLLKKKSKINEVSGDEAAEQAAVMRSQIHLFWGNMLFERSQVECKLGLNGWNTNLDTAVERFKLAGASDVDISTVLKNHCSNSEVTEGEGKMVKDSISDMTNKDDNGDQS, encoded by the coding sequence ATGGGGAAATCTGGTAGTAGGAAGAAGAAGGGTGGAAGTGGTGGTGTTAACCAAAATCAAATTcagagtcaaagtcaaagtcaaaaccCTAGTCAAAATGAGAATCATGTGTCTGTTGTTAACACGAAATCGATATCAACGATGTCAAATGGTGGTGTCAATTTGGATGCAAAAGTTTTCTTGAAAAGAGCTCATGAGCTTAAAGAAGAAGGGAATAAAAGGTTTCAAGCTAGGGACTTTATTGGTGCACTTGAACGATATGAGAATGCTTTAAAATTAACCCCGAAAACCCACCCGGACCGAGCCGTATACCATAGTAATCGGGCTGCTTGTTTGATGCAAATGAAGCCCATAGACTACAAAATGGTGATATCCGAGTGCTCTATGGCGCTTCAAGTTCAACCAAGGTATGTTCGAGCCTTACTTCGTCGGGCTCGGGCTTTTGAGGCGGTAGGAAAGTACGAAATGGCTTTGTTGGACGTGCAAACGCTTTTAGGTTCCGAGCCGAATCATCGGGATGCTTTGGATATTGCTAAGAGGTTGTTGGTCCCAATTAGTGGGGCCCAGCAGGATCTGCAGAGCCGCCCTTCACCGGCGGCTCTGGGGGCATCTGCTATCCGCGGTGCCCCCATTGGTGGGCTCGGACCGTCTTTGCCGTCCCGACCTGTTCCAAAGAAGACTTCGCAAGCTGGTTCAGTTGGTGTTGCTAATAATAAGGTGGATAAGATGTATCCGGTACAACCCGTTGAAACCGATCAAGGGGTTAAAACCACCCAAATGCCAAAGCTTGTTTCCATGCCTTCTAGTGCATCTCCTGTTAAGGATAAGCAGAATGCAAAAATTGTATCCGTAAAACAGTCTGCTTCAGAGGTATCGATTCAGTTGAGATCTTTAAAACTTGTGTATGATCACGACATACGGCTTGCACAAATGCCGGTAAACTGCAGCTTTACGGTTTTGAGAGACATTGTAAGCAAACGTTTTCCGTCTTCTAAGTCTGTTTTAATAAAATACAAAGACGATGACGGGGATTTAGTGACGATAACTTGTACTCGTGAGCTCCGATTGGCGGAGTCCATTGCAGACGGTCCGGTTCTTCCTGATAAAGAACCCGAGATAGAAAAATTCGACTTGTATGGGATGTTGAAATTGCATGTTGTTGAAGTTAGTCCCGAGCAGGAACCGGTATTGATCGAGGAACCAGATGAGGTAGAAGAAGAGAAGCCTGTTGAGATCGAGCCGGTTGAAATAGACAATAGTGGGTCCCAAGCTAATTGTGAGAATGAACAGAAAATCGAAAAAGTTGCTGATTCGGTAGAAAAAGCTAAAGTTTCTGAGGATCTCGAGTTGAAAGAAGTCGAAATGGACGATTGGTTGTTTGAATTTGCTCAACTATTTCGTACCAATGTCGGGATTGATCCCGACGCCCATATCGACTTACACGAGCTTGGTATGGAAATGTGCTCTGAAGCGCTTGAAGAAACCGTCACTAGCGAACAAGCTCAAAGTTTATTCAATAAAGCTGCCGCGAAGTTTCAAGAAGTGGCGGCTTTGGCGTTTTTTAACTGGGGAAATGTTCATATGTGTGCAGCGAGAAAACGCATCCCGATAGACGATTCTTGTGATCAAGAAACGGTGGCGACCCGACTTCAATCGGCGTACGATTGGGTGAAAGAGAATTACACGTTAGCGAAAGAGAAATACGAAGAGGCGTTGTTAATAAAACCAGATTTTTACGAAGGATTATTGGCGTTAGGTCAACAACAATTTGAAATGGCGAAACTTTATTGGTCGTTTGTGGTTGCCAAGAAAGATGATTTGTCAAAGTGGGACCCAACTGACACGCTTAAGCTTTTCGACAGTGCTGAACAGAAGATGAAATCTGCAACCGAAATGTGGGAAAAACTTGAAAAACAACGCGCTAATGAAGCTAAAGAAGATAAAGATCCTTGCTTTATCAAAAAAGAAGATTTATTAAAGAAAAAATCGAAGATTAATGAAGTTTCGGGTGATGAAGCTGCTGAACAAGCAGCTGTTATGAGATCTCAAATACATTTGTTTTGGGGTAATATGCTTTTTGAACGATCGCAAGTCGAGTGTAAATTGGGTTTAAACGGCTGGAATACAAATTTGGATACTGCGGTTGAAAGATTTAAGCTTGCCGGTGCATCGGATGTTGATATATCGACGGTTCTTAAGAACCACTGTTCTAATTCGGAAGTTACAGAAGGTGAGGGCAAAATGGTAAAAGATTCAATTTCAGATATGACGAATAAAGATGATAATGgcgatcaatcatga